One Gordonia sp. SID5947 genomic region harbors:
- a CDS encoding NUDIX domain-containing protein, which produces MSADPSTDPSDVASDVTAGGHGTGDVTRDTSSARSDAGSGRRVTPADLARGSHPGAATPAAAATPEEPKPGQARRGRRGRRRRGRRPSTTPSGTEAHHSAADTPRAVDRRDAPKPGPMPKRPTDPERLAGDGDEGTPTHTRVSPPKPSDLVAVTAKITKTGLTHAAGSDGTTTAGKTKNRRRTGTRPERGQGQGPERLRTVRETSAGGLVISDLDLPVDELCAALIGRMDRRGRMMWSLPKGHIETGETAEQTAIREVAEETGISGTVVAPLGKIDYWFVSEGRRIHKTVHHYLLRSIGGELSDADYEVSEVAWVPLAELPRKLTYSDERRLARMARGVIADLAADPNRLAQSEAESIRTEPNAYERAAAARNQRRNEPQPPSRSRRRRRRPRRPPAGDA; this is translated from the coding sequence GTGTCCGCCGATCCGTCCACCGACCCCTCTGACGTCGCCTCCGACGTCACCGCGGGAGGTCACGGCACCGGCGATGTGACCCGCGACACCTCATCCGCGCGGTCGGACGCCGGGTCCGGCCGACGCGTGACCCCGGCAGATCTGGCACGGGGTTCGCATCCGGGTGCCGCAACCCCTGCCGCCGCGGCCACCCCCGAGGAGCCGAAGCCCGGACAGGCCCGTCGCGGCCGCCGTGGACGCCGCCGGCGCGGTCGGCGGCCGTCCACGACGCCGTCGGGTACCGAGGCGCATCACAGCGCAGCCGACACACCTCGTGCGGTCGACCGCCGCGACGCGCCCAAGCCCGGGCCGATGCCGAAACGACCGACGGATCCCGAACGGCTCGCCGGCGACGGCGACGAAGGGACGCCGACACACACCCGGGTCTCGCCGCCGAAGCCATCGGATCTGGTCGCGGTGACCGCGAAGATCACCAAGACCGGCCTGACCCACGCCGCGGGCTCCGACGGCACCACCACCGCGGGCAAGACCAAGAACCGCAGACGTACCGGTACCCGTCCCGAACGCGGTCAGGGACAGGGACCCGAACGCCTGCGCACCGTTCGCGAGACCTCGGCCGGCGGGCTGGTCATCTCCGACCTCGACCTCCCCGTCGATGAGCTCTGCGCCGCGCTCATCGGCCGGATGGACCGCCGCGGCCGGATGATGTGGTCGTTGCCCAAGGGCCACATCGAGACCGGCGAGACCGCCGAGCAGACCGCGATCCGGGAAGTCGCGGAGGAGACGGGCATCAGCGGCACCGTCGTCGCGCCGCTCGGCAAGATCGATTACTGGTTCGTCAGCGAGGGCAGGCGCATCCACAAGACGGTTCACCACTATCTCCTGCGCAGCATCGGCGGCGAGCTGTCGGACGCCGATTACGAGGTCAGCGAGGTGGCTTGGGTGCCGCTGGCCGAACTACCCAGGAAGCTCACGTACTCTGACGAGCGGCGACTGGCCCGGATGGCCCGCGGCGTCATCGCCGATCTCGCCGCCGACCCGAACCGGTTGGCCCAGTCCGAGGCCGAGAGCATTCGCACCGAACCCAACGCCTATGAGAGAGCCGCAGCCGCACGCAACCAGCGTCGCAACGAACCGCAACCACCGTCGCGGTCCCGTCGGCGCCGGCGACGTCCCCGGCGACCTCCGGCCGGCGATGCCTGA
- a CDS encoding DUF6049 family protein, whose protein sequence is MPDRRVIRLLASRRRIARTSAAIVAVLTIVLLAAAPAAAVPDASATADDGIPDDFLRLSIDTVSPSLVTSSGGSVVTVTGQIENIGDRQLHNLSVRLERGDPVADAAGLRSSLAVTPVPVSAATPFRPISDDLSPGRSIPFTVKAPLSGDGGLDIQRTGVFPLQVNVNGLPDYGNPAKLAQSRTLLPVLSLPPTVTVRPATSIRVRRRASPTRVTPIWAPTARSRRICRVRPGSPCSGRWRHHRSSPRECSAGRPSRSAWWAKNWPGHSSPVAG, encoded by the coding sequence ATGCCTGACCGCCGGGTGATCAGGCTTCTTGCTTCTCGTCGTCGAATCGCGCGTACCTCCGCGGCGATCGTCGCGGTCCTGACGATCGTGCTGCTGGCCGCTGCTCCGGCGGCCGCCGTACCGGACGCGTCGGCCACCGCCGACGACGGGATCCCCGACGACTTCCTGCGGCTGTCCATCGACACCGTCTCCCCCTCTCTCGTCACCAGCAGCGGCGGATCCGTGGTCACCGTGACCGGACAGATCGAGAACATCGGTGACCGGCAGCTACACAACCTGTCGGTGCGCCTCGAACGCGGCGATCCGGTCGCCGACGCCGCAGGACTCCGGAGCAGCCTCGCCGTGACGCCCGTCCCGGTCAGCGCCGCGACCCCGTTCCGGCCCATCTCCGACGATCTCTCACCTGGTCGGTCGATCCCGTTCACCGTCAAGGCCCCGCTGTCGGGCGACGGCGGGCTCGACATACAGCGCACCGGGGTGTTTCCGTTACAGGTCAACGTGAACGGACTTCCCGACTACGGGAACCCGGCCAAGCTCGCGCAGTCGCGCACGCTCCTGCCGGTGCTGTCGCTGCCCCCGACCGTGACCGTGCGGCCGGCTACGTCGATCCGAGTTCGGAGGCGAGCGAGCCCAACCCGCGTGACTCCGATCTGGGCGCCGACGGCTCGATCTCGGCGAATCTGTCGAGTCCGGCCCGGTTCACCATGCTCTGGCCGCTGGCGGCACCACCGCAGCTCACCCCGGGAGTGCTCGGCGGGCAGACCGAGCCGGTCCGCCTGGTGGGCGAAGAACTGGCCAGGTCACTCGAGCCCGGTGGCCGGCTGA